TTCCTTCTTCTCCTTCAAATACTGTTCTTCGTTCATCGTTTCCAAGTAGTGACCGAGGTATAATTCAGAGAGCTCATGCATGAAGGTTCCTTCTTCGGCGTAGAAACTGGTTGTATCCTCAATCTGTTCTGAGAGTTTCACGCTCGGTGGGCAGTTCATCCACCGGCTGGCGCCTGATGCCGAAAGCTTGGCATGAGCGCGACTTGCGTGGTTCATTACACGTCACCTTTCGCAGCGAGCGCTTTTGCCTGGGTGTGAAGGGCAGCGTACTGATCCTTTGGCACATCGGTGAGTCGCTCAACCCCAAATGTCTGAATCAGGGCTTTAACGTCTGCGGTTTTTCCTTGTTCCGCTAAAGTACGAAGCAAGGCTCTTAGTTCCTCCAGTGTTGGCTGTGAATCACTTTTGACCTTCTCTTCCGCTTTGGTTTCAGTTGGTTTTACTGGTTCCGGATTTGAATGGAGTGCGGCAACCAAATCCCGAATACTCCCGGCCACCCGCTCCAAATCCTCAGCGACGACGAGCGCTTTTTTCATTTGACTCATGTTCGTTGTCTCCTTTCATCTGGGCGTCCTCTTCTTGCATGCGTCGGGCCATCCGCTTCGTCACGATACTGATTGCCGTCAAGACGCCGACCATTTCTTCTCTCGTTTCTGTTTTGAGATCCTTTTGGTTCATGATTTTCACCTCCTTGTATTGGCCCCTCACTTCTTAGCCAACGGGAAGGGCATTTTGGTAACCCCTTTTTTGAAAAAAGATTTTTTTATTTTTTCCAACACGCGTTTCTGCCGTTTCACGACTGCGACGTGTGAGGTGTTTTGTTCTTTTCCAATTTGACGAGTGGTCTTCTCTTCAAAGAAATAATCCTCGATAAACTGTCGATCCTGTTCATTCAACTCATTCATTGCCTCTTGTAAGAGCGCCCGGGTTAAGTTATCGATGACCGTGGCCTCCACATCGGATCCGCTCGTAAAAGCCGAGCCATTATCTGTGAGCCGTTCAAAAGAATCCTCTTTGGCGGGTTTGAAGTGATAATGTTCACCATCAACGTCAATGCGTCCAACCTTGATATCTCTTTCGAGATACCTCGCCCGCCGATCCATTTGGTGATACTCCTTGTACATCTTTTCTGAAACCGGAACCTTCGTCTGCCCTACTTGAATGAATCTTGTCATGTCCATCTCCCTCTCAAGGCCCGGCTCAGGACATTGAAAGGGAGAGAAATAAAAAAAAGACCGGACACAGCCAACCTGAATAACAGTGATTCACACTGTCATCAGCTTTCGCTATGTCCGGCCTCTAGGTAGCTCTACACTCGACTCCATCGCTCGGTACCTTTTTTATTTCACATCACTTAGCGGTCATCAGATCAATCAAACTTCGAAAAGCTCTCATCATCCGACTCAGGCTATTCTGCGATGCCTCTCTCGGTATGTTGTCGCGGTAGAACTACCATGTTATGA
This genomic window from [Bacillus] selenitireducens MLS10 contains:
- a CDS encoding sigma-70 family RNA polymerase sigma factor, giving the protein MTRFIQVGQTKVPVSEKMYKEYHQMDRRARYLERDIKVGRIDVDGEHYHFKPAKEDSFERLTDNGSAFTSGSDVEATVIDNLTRALLQEAMNELNEQDRQFIEDYFFEEKTTRQIGKEQNTSHVAVVKRQKRVLEKIKKSFFKKGVTKMPFPLAKK